A window from Megalobrama amblycephala isolate DHTTF-2021 linkage group LG9, ASM1881202v1, whole genome shotgun sequence encodes these proteins:
- the fbxw11a gene encoding F-box and WD repeat domain-containing 11-A isoform X2 — translation MDPDMEDKTLELMCSLPRSVWLGCSSVAESLCALRCLQSLPSSRAHNQNITVMESQNNTDDISPKKTTVFKLGNGSVAGSRKRPSQVNYEKEKDLCIQLFDQWSESDQVEFVEHLISRMCHYQHGHINSYLKPMLQRDFITALPAQGLDHIAENILSFLDARSLCSAELVCREWQRVISDGMLWKKLIERMVRTDPLWKGLSERHQWEKYLFKNRTNEVPPNSYYHSLYPKIIQDIETIEANWRCGRHNLQRIQCRSENSKGVYCLQYDDDKIISGLRDNSIKIWDKQSLECLKVLTGHTGSVLCLQYDDRVIVTGSSDSTVRVWDVGSGEVLNTLIHHNEAVLHLRFCNGLMVTCSKDRSIAVWDMASATDISLRRVLVGHRAAVNVVDFDDKYIVSASGDRTIKVWSTSTCEFVRTLNGHKRGIACLQYRDRLVVSGSSDNTIRLWDIECGACLRVLEGHEELVRCIRFDNKRIVSGAYDGKIKVWDLQAALDPRAPASTLCLRTLVEHSGRVFRLQFDEFQIISSSHDDTILIWDFLNVSTNGQSEGRSPSRTYTYVSR, via the exons ATGGATCCGGACATGGAGGACAAAACCCTGGAGCTGATG tgTTCTTTGCCTCGTTCTGTCTGGCTGGGTTGTTCGTCGGTGGCAGAGAGTCTGTGTGCTCTCAGATGCCTGCAGAGCCTCCCCTCCTCCCGCGCACACAACCAG AACATAACGGTGATGGAGTCACAGAATAACACAGATGACATCTCACCAAAGAAGACAACAGTGTTCaag TTAGGAAACGGTTCAGTGGCAGGTTCAAGGAAGAGGCCATCTCAAGTGAACTACGAGAAGGAGAAAGATCTGTGCATTCAGCTGTTTGATCAGTGGTCAGAATCTGATCAAGTGGAGTTCGTGGAGCATCTGATCTCACGCATGTGTCATTACCAGCACGGCCATATAAACTCGTACCTTAAACCCATGTTACAGAGAGACTTCATCACCGCGTTGCCAG CTCAGGGTCTGGATCACATAGCGGAGAACATCCTCTCGTTTCTAGATGCTCGTTCTCTGTGCTCAGCTGAGCTGGTCTGTCGAGAATGGCAGCGGGTCATATCGGACGGGATGCTCTGGAAGAAGCTCATCGAGAGGATGGTGCGTACGGACCCGCTGTGGAAAGGCCTGTCAGAGCGGCATCAGTG ggagaaatatttatttaagaaCCGAACAAACGAGGTCCCACCCAATTCATACTACCATTCACTCTATCCCAAAATCATACAGGACATTGAG ACTATTGAGGCGAACTGGCGTTGTGGGCGTCACAATCTTCAGCGGATTCAGTGCCGGTCAGAGAACAGTAAAGGTGTTTACTGCCTCCAATACGACGACGACAAGATCATCAGCGGCCTACGAGACAACTCCATTAAA ATTTGGGACAAACAGTCTCTGGAGTGTCTAAAGGTTCTGACGGGTCACACTGGTTCGGTTCTGTGTCTGCAGTATGATGACAGAGTCATAGTGACGGGTTCCTCTGATTCTACTgtcag GGTGTGGGACGTTGGTTCTGGTGAGGTTCTCAACACTCTGATCCATCATAACGAGGCGGTTCTGCACCTGCGCTTCTGTAACGGCCTCATGGTGACGTGTTCCAAAGATCGCTCCATTGCCGTGTGGGACATGGCGTCCGCCACCGACATCAGTCTGCGCCGCGTGCTCGTGGGTCACCGCGCCGCCGTTAACGTGGTGGACTTTGATGACAAATACATTGTGTCTGCGTCTGGAGACAGAACCATAAAA GTATGGAGCACCAGCACATGTGAGTTTGTACGGACGCTGAATGGTCACAAGCGCGGCATCGCCTGCCTTCAGTACAGAGACAGACTTGTGGTCAGCGGGTCATCGGACAACACCATCAG actCTGGGACATTGAGTGTGGTGCTTGTCTGCGTGTGCTGGAGGGTCATGAGGAGCTTGTGCGCTGCATCAGATTCGACAACAAGAGGATCGTGAGCGGAGCGTATGATGG GAAAATTAAAGTTTGGGATTTACAGGCAGCTCTGGATCCTCGGGCCCCTGCCAGCACATTATGTCTGCGCACACTCGTG
- the etf1a gene encoding eukaryotic peptide chain release factor subunit 1-like — protein sequence MADDPNAADRNVEIWKIKKLIKSLEAARGNGTSMISLIIPPKDQISRVAKMLADEFGTASNIKSRVNRLSVLGAITSVQQRLKLYNKVPHNGLVVYCGTIVTDEGKEKKVNIDFEPFKPINTSLYLCDNKFHTEALTALLSDDSKFGFIVIDGSGALFGTLQGNTRDVLHKFTVDLPKKHGRGGQSALRFARLRMEKRHNYVRKVAETSVQLFVSNDKVNVAGLVLAGSADFKTELSQSDMFDPRLQAKVLKLVDISYGGENGFNQAIELSAEVLSNVKFIQEKKLIGRYFDEISQDTGKYCFGVDDTLKAMEMGAVEILIVYENLETMRYVLRMHGAEVNGLENDEKVIHLTPEQEKDKSHFIDKETGQEHELIEVMPLLEWFANSYKKFGATLEIVTDKSQEGSQFVKGFGGIGGILRYRVDFQGLDYQAEDDELFDLDDY from the exons ATGGCAGATGATCCGAACGCGGctgacagaaatgttgaaatctGGAAGATCAAGAAACTCATCAAGAGTCTGGAAGCGGCGAGAGG TAATGGGACCAGCATGATCTCGCTCATCATTCCTCCTAAAGATCAGATCTCCAGAGTGGCCAAGATGTTGGCAGATGAGTTCGGTACGGCGTCAAACATCAAGAGTCGAGTGAACCGACTGTCAGTGTTGGGAGCCATTACCTCAGTCCAGCAGAGACTCAAACTCTATAACaaag TGCCTCATAATGGTCTGGTGGTTTACTGCGGCACCATAGTGACAGACGAAGGCAAAGAGAAGAAAGTGAACATCGATTTTGAGCCATTCAAACCCATCAACACCTCCCTGTACCTCTGTGACAACAAGTTCCACACGGAG GCTCTGACGGCGTTATTGTCAGACGACAGTAAGTTTGGGTTCATAGTCATTGATGGTAGCGGGGCTCTGTTCGGGACTCTACAGGGAAACACCAGAGACGTGCTGCACAAATTTACTGTGGACCTTCCTAAAAAACACG GAAGAGGAGGTCAGTCCGCGCTGCGTTTCGCTCGGTTAAGGATGGAGAAGAGACACAATTACGTGAGGAAGGTGGCAGAGACGTCTGTGCAGCTCTTCGTGTCCAACGATAAAGTCAACGTGGCCGGACTGGTGCTGGCCGGATCCGCAGATTTTAAAACGGAGCTCAGCCAATCTGACATGTTCGACCCG AGGTTACAAGCGAAAGTGTTGAAGCTGGTCGACATCTCTTACGGAGGAGAGAATGGCTTCAATCAGGCCATTGAGCTCTCCGCTGAAGTCCTGTCCAACGTCAAATTCATACAGGAGAAAAAGCTGATAG GGCGATACTTCGACGAGATCAGTCAGGACACAGGGAAGTATTGTTTCGGCGTGGACGACACACTGAAGGCGATGGAAATGGGAGCTGTTGAAATTCTCATTGTCTATGAAAACTTGGAGACAATGAGATACGTCCTGAGAATGCATGGCGCAGAGGTCAACGGCTTGGAGAACG atgAGAAAGTCATTCATTTGACCCCAGAACAAGAGAAGGACAAGTCCCACTTCATAGACaaagag ACGGGTCAGGAACACGAGCTCATCGAGGTCATGCCGCTGCTGGAGTGGTTTGCCAATAGCTATAAGAAGTTCGGCGCGACTCTGGAGATCGTGACTGATAAAAGCCAAGAGGGGTCGCAGTTTGTCAAGGGTTTCGGAGGAATCGGAG GTATTTTGCGGTACCGAGTGGATTTCCAGGGGTTGGACTACCAGGCAGAAGATGATGAGCTTTTTGACTTGGATGATTACTAG